One Brassica napus cultivar Da-Ae chromosome A1, Da-Ae, whole genome shotgun sequence genomic region harbors:
- the LOC106369846 gene encoding peroxidase 49 isoform X2: protein MARLSNFLFVLSLICILPLYLCQQSYGGKLNPGYYAHSCPQAGEIVRSVVAQAVARETRMAASLMRLHFHDCFVQGCDGSLLLDSSGRIVSEKSSNPNSKSARGFEVVDQIKAQLEKQCPGTVSCADILTLAARDSSVLTGGPSWMVPLGRRDSRSASLSGSNNNIPAPNNTFQTILSKFNRQGLDVTDLVALSGSHTIGFSRCTSFRQRLYNQSGNGRPDMTLEQSFAANLRQRCPRSGGDQNLSVLDIVSAAKFDNSYFKNLIENMGLLNSDQVLFSSNDKSRDLVKKYAEDQGEFFEQFAESMIKMGNISPLTGSSGEIRKDCRKINS, encoded by the exons ATGGCAAGACTCAGTAactttctctttgttctttctcTCATTTGCATTCTCCCTCTTTACCTCTGCCAACAGAGCTATGGAGGCAAACTAAACCCTGGTTACTACGCACATTCATGCCCGCAAGCCGGAGAGATCGTGAGATCAGTTGTAGCTCAAGCTGTTGCTAGAGAGACACGTATGGCTGCTTCCTTGATGAGACTTCATTTCCACGACTGTTTCGTTCAG GGTTGTGATGGCTCTTTGCTTCTAGACAGCAGTGGGAGGATAGTGAGTGAGAAAAGCTCGAACCCTAACAGCAAATCAGCTCGTGGATTTGAAGTAGTTGACCAGATCAAAGCTCAACTTGAGAAACAATGCCCTGGAACTGTCTCTTGTGCTGATATTCTAACCCTAGCCGCTAGAGACTCCTCTGTTCTT acTGGTGGACCAAGCTGGATGGTCCCATTGGGAAGAAGAGATTCAAGAAGTGCAAGCTTGAGCGGTTCGAACAACAACATCCCTGCACCAAACAACACTTTCCAGACAATCCTCAGCAAGTTTAATCGTCAAGGACTTGATGTCACCGACCTTGTCGCTCTCTCCG GGAGTCACACTATTGGATTCTCGAGATGCACAAGTTTCAGACAGAGACTATACAATCAGTCCGGAAACGGTCGTCCAGACATGACATTGGAACAATCATTCGCTGCTAACTTGCGACAAAGGTGTCCAAGATCTGGAGGGGACCAGAATCTCTCGGTGTTGGACATCGTCAGTGCGGCGAAATTCGACAACAGCTATTTCAAGAACTTGATAGAGAACATGGGTTTGTTGAACTCGGACCAGGTTCTGTTCAGCAGTAATGATAAATCGAGAGATCTTGTAAAGAAGTATGCAGAGGATCAAGGAGAGTTTTTCGAGCAGTTTGCCGAGTCGATGATCAAGATGGGAAATATCTCTCCCTTGACCGGTTCGAGTGGTGAAATCAGAAAGGATTGCAGGAAGATAAACTCTTGA
- the LOC125608259 gene encoding peroxidase 49-like: MSNIKARLVSFLFVLSLLCGFPLYYYYIQSQSNGGKLNPGFYAHSCPQAGEIVRSVVAQAVARETRMAASLMRLHFHDCFVQGCDGSLLLDSSGRIVSEKSSNPNSKSARGFEVVDQIKAQLEKQCPGTVSCADILTLAARDSSVLTGGPSWMVPLGRRDSRSASLSGSNNNIPAPNNTFQTILSKFNRQGLDVTDLVALSGSHTIGFSRCTSFRQRLYNQSGNGRPDMTLEQSFAANLRQRCPRSGGDQNLSVLDIVSAAKFDNSYFKNLIENMGLLNSDQVLFSSNDKSRDLVKKYAEDQEEFFEQFAESMIKMGNISPLTGSSGEIRKDCRKINS, encoded by the exons atgtCTAACATAAAGGCAAGACTCGTTAgctttctctttgttctttctcTCCTTTGTGGTTTCCCTCTTTATTACTACTACATTCAGAGTCAGAGCAATGGGGGCAAACTAAACCCGGGCTTTTACGCACATTCATGCCCTCAAGCCGGAGAGATCGTGAGATCAGTTGTAGCTCAAGCTGTTGCTAGAGAGACACGTATGGCTGCTTCCTTAATGAGACTTCATTTCCACGACTGTTTCGTTCAG GGTTGTGATGGCTCTTTGCTTCTAGACAGCAGTGGGAGGATAGTGAGTGAGAAAAGCTCCAACCCTAACAGCAAATCAGCTCGTGGATTTGAAGTAGTTGATCAGATCAAAGCTCAACTTGAGAAACAATGCCCTGGAACTGTCTCTTGTGCTGATATTCTAACCCTAGCCGCTAGAGACTCCTCTGTTCTT acTGGTGGACCAAGCTGGATGGTCCCATTGGGAAGAAGAGATTCAAGAAGTGCAAGCTTGAGCGGTTCGAACAACAACATCCCTGCACCAAACAACACTTTCCAGACAATCCTCAGCAAGTTTAATCGTCAAGGACTTGATGTCACCGACCTTGTCGCTCTCTCCG GGAGTCACACTATTGGATTCTCGAGATGCACAAGTTTCAGACAGAGACTATACAATCAGTCCGGAAACGGTCGTCCAGACATGACATTGGAACAATCATTCGCTGCTAACTTGCGACAAAGGTGTCCAAGATCTGGAGGGGACCAGAATCTCTCGGTGTTGGACATCGTCAGTGCGGCGAAATTCGACAACAGCTATTTCAAGAACTTGATAGAGAACATGGGTTTGTTGAACTCGGACCAGGTTCTGTTCAGCAGTAATGATAAATCGAGAGATCTTGTAAAGAAGTATGCAGAGGATCAAGAAGAGTTTTTCGAGCAGTTTGCCGAGTCGATGATCAAGATGGGAAATATCTCTCCCTTGACCGGTTCGAGTGGTGAAATCAGAAAGGATTGCAGGAAGATAAACTCTTGA
- the LOC106369846 gene encoding peroxidase 49 isoform X1 has translation MARLSNFLFVLSLICILPLYLCQQSYGGKLNPGYYAHSCPQAGEIVRSVVAQAVARETRMAASLMRLHFHDCFVQVWLTSSIRSIIFCLLRTEQGSYEMQGCDGSLLLDSSGRIVSEKSSNPNSKSARGFEVVDQIKAQLEKQCPGTVSCADILTLAARDSSVLTGGPSWMVPLGRRDSRSASLSGSNNNIPAPNNTFQTILSKFNRQGLDVTDLVALSGSHTIGFSRCTSFRQRLYNQSGNGRPDMTLEQSFAANLRQRCPRSGGDQNLSVLDIVSAAKFDNSYFKNLIENMGLLNSDQVLFSSNDKSRDLVKKYAEDQGEFFEQFAESMIKMGNISPLTGSSGEIRKDCRKINS, from the exons ATGGCAAGACTCAGTAactttctctttgttctttctcTCATTTGCATTCTCCCTCTTTACCTCTGCCAACAGAGCTATGGAGGCAAACTAAACCCTGGTTACTACGCACATTCATGCCCGCAAGCCGGAGAGATCGTGAGATCAGTTGTAGCTCAAGCTGTTGCTAGAGAGACACGTATGGCTGCTTCCTTGATGAGACTTCATTTCCACGACTGTTTCGTTCAGGTTTGGTTAACTTCTTCTATACgttccatcattttttgtttgttacgTACTGAGCAAGGTAGCTATGAAATGCAGGGTTGTGATGGCTCTTTGCTTCTAGACAGCAGTGGGAGGATAGTGAGTGAGAAAAGCTCGAACCCTAACAGCAAATCAGCTCGTGGATTTGAAGTAGTTGACCAGATCAAAGCTCAACTTGAGAAACAATGCCCTGGAACTGTCTCTTGTGCTGATATTCTAACCCTAGCCGCTAGAGACTCCTCTGTTCTT acTGGTGGACCAAGCTGGATGGTCCCATTGGGAAGAAGAGATTCAAGAAGTGCAAGCTTGAGCGGTTCGAACAACAACATCCCTGCACCAAACAACACTTTCCAGACAATCCTCAGCAAGTTTAATCGTCAAGGACTTGATGTCACCGACCTTGTCGCTCTCTCCG GGAGTCACACTATTGGATTCTCGAGATGCACAAGTTTCAGACAGAGACTATACAATCAGTCCGGAAACGGTCGTCCAGACATGACATTGGAACAATCATTCGCTGCTAACTTGCGACAAAGGTGTCCAAGATCTGGAGGGGACCAGAATCTCTCGGTGTTGGACATCGTCAGTGCGGCGAAATTCGACAACAGCTATTTCAAGAACTTGATAGAGAACATGGGTTTGTTGAACTCGGACCAGGTTCTGTTCAGCAGTAATGATAAATCGAGAGATCTTGTAAAGAAGTATGCAGAGGATCAAGGAGAGTTTTTCGAGCAGTTTGCCGAGTCGATGATCAAGATGGGAAATATCTCTCCCTTGACCGGTTCGAGTGGTGAAATCAGAAAGGATTGCAGGAAGATAAACTCTTGA
- the LOC106443672 gene encoding uncharacterized protein LOC106443672 encodes MQILRCPHSFIQLLLISALVIGFEGAGSVPVPDSNCYALDNSSRLVDFSSWIGHPFEYDGKEFDLVVRFCKDVETRGQAGYVDFGRFDPLSYFVSSSGKFDFAQGFYHGDLTNCEHSYDKLGRTAQVNIICGNCVDGRCKGGLGCICSVTQDSTCRVTVELAIPCEKPGPRVFKGFTVGLHPRSWELIYNGMTQFGFDKPRREFSFKTEQTHLTLYMTAIASLSTLVGKPIVKVSPETGLNVKISGSSLTGNHPTTLSPSTLVLDWNCEKSRRSPYEVNVTIPVDGYDPVQFFLTKLCEYNQGAEGGSAKGWAIFGVFSCVSLVAFTLFCCGGFIYKTRVERVRGIDALPGMSLLSGLLETASGGGQSYSRTEEINNAFANEVSWDRSSTSSTQAPTQRPSERTYGAI; translated from the exons ATGCAGATACTGAGGTGCCCACACAGTTTCATTCAGCTTCTGCTCATCTCCG CTTTGGTGATTGGATTTGAGGGGGCTGGGTCTGTACCCGTTCCGGATTCGAACTGCTACGCTCTCGACAATTCAAGCCGTCTTGTCGATTTT AGTAGCTGGATTGGTCATCCGTTTGAATATGATGGCAAG GAGTTCGATTTGGTGGTTAGATTTTGCAAGGATGTTGAAACAAGAGGGCAGGCG GGTTATGTTGATTTTGGACGATTTGACCCGTTGAGCTACTTTGTTTCTAGCTCTGGAAAGTTCGATTTTGCTCAG GGGTTCTACCACGGTGACTTGACGAATTGCGAGCATAGTTATGACAAACTTGGACGTACAGCACAG GTCAATATTATTTGTGGGAACTGTGTTGATGGACGCTGTAAAG GTGGACTTGGATGCATTTGTAGTGTCACTCAAGATTCAACTTGCAG AGTTACTGTCGAGTTGGCTATTCCGTGTGAGAAACCTGGCCCTCGTGTCTTTAAGGGATTCACGGTTGGTTTGCATCCTCGCTCATGGGAACTT ATTTATAATGGGATGACACAGTTTGGATTTGACAAACCTCGTCGTGAATTTAG CTTCAAGACCGAGCAGACTCATCTTACACTCTACATGACTGCAATTGCTTCTCTCTCAACATTGGTAGGGAAGCCTATCGTCAAGGTTTCCCCGGAGACTGGTCTTAACGTCAAGATATCTGGTTCTTCCTTGACTGGGAATCATCCAACAACTTTATCTCCTTCAACTTTAGTACTGGACTGGAACT gTGAAAAATCTCGTAGGAGTCCATATGAAGTGAATGTCACCATCCCAGTGGATGGTTACGATCCTGTTCAGTTTTTCCTCACAAAACTCTGTG aaTACAACCAAGGTGCTGAAGGAGGATCAGCGAAAGGATGGGCTATATTCGGAGTTTTTTCCTGCGT ATCCCTCGTTGCATTTACACTTTTCTGCTGTGGAGGATTTATCTACAAGACAAGAGTAGAACGCGTG CGTGGGATTGATGCATTGCCAGGCATGTCACTTCTATCAGGCTTACTAGAAACT GCGAGTGGAGGTGGACAAAGCTACTCAAGAACTGAAGAGATCAACAACGCTTTTGCCAATGAAGTCTCATGGGACCGCTCTTCCACGTCTTCTACTCAAGCACCAACGCAGAGACCAAGTGAAAGGACATATGGTGCTATCTAA